Proteins found in one Triticum aestivum cultivar Chinese Spring chromosome 4D, IWGSC CS RefSeq v2.1, whole genome shotgun sequence genomic segment:
- the LOC123096047 gene encoding magnesium-dependent phosphatase 1: MGDERVKAEALQILGLFQVLPRLVVFDLDYTLWPFYCECRSKRESPSLYRHAKGIMCALKEKGVDMAIASRSPTSDIARVFIDKLELQPMFVAQEIFSSWTHKTEHFQKIHRKTGVPYKSMLFFDDEDRNIQSVSKMGVTSVLVNNGLNLDMFKLGLSNFATTAAAPEPAPAPEDK, from the exons ATGGGCGACGAGCGCGTGAAGGCGGAGGCGCTGCAGATCCTGGGCCTGTTCCAGGTGCTCCCCCGCCTCGTCGTCTTCGACCTCGACTACACCCTGTGGCCCTTCTACTG CGAGTGCCGCTCGAAGAGGGAGTCGCCCAGCCTGTACCGCCACGCCAAGGGCATCATGTGCGCGCTCAAGGAGAAGGGGGTCGACATGGCCATTGCGTCGCGCTCGCCCACCTCCGACATCGCCAGGGTCTTCATTGACAAGCTCGAGCTCCAGCCCATGTTCGTCGCACAG GAAATATTCTCCAGCTGGACTCACAAGACGGAGCATTTCCAAAAGATCCACAGAAAAACTGGGGTTCCGTACAAGTCCATGCTGTTCTTTGACGACGAGGACAGGAATATTCAATCG GTATCGAAAATGGGAGTTACTAGTGTTCTGGTAAACAACGGGTTGAATCTCGACATGTTTAAGTTGGGCCTCAGTAATtttgctactactgctgctgcacCTGAACCCGCACCTGCACCAGAGGACAAGTAA
- the LOC123096046 gene encoding cyclin-H1-1 isoform X2 — protein sequence MSDFQTSTHRERWIFQPQDLVNKWTTANRRSAEILAQYGTTRLKVDPVDGSISNPEPVPDHVVGSSSVKPLSCEEEQVMRIFYEQKIQEVCRAFKFPHKIQATAIIYFKRFYLQWSVMEHHPKHIMLTCVYASCKVEENHVSAEELGKGIQQDHQIILNNEMIVLKSLDFDLIVYAPYRSIEGFIDDMDDFCRAGNGAHQRLKDLHQTANSEVDTMMLTDAPLLYTPGQLALAALYKSNSALSVLDFERYLESVFSRQHFDCPVEQFIQIISSINHLVSQLQLPGTKEMRHADRKLKHCLDPSSSSHDDHKKKEKKSKHKSKRTASDAQL from the exons ATGTCGGATTTCCAGACCTCCACGCACCGGGAGCGGTGGATCTTCCAGCCGCAGGACCTG GTGAATAAGTGGACGACGGCGAACCGGCGTTCAGCGGAGATCCTCGCCCAA TATGGGACGACGCGATTGAAGGTGGACCCTGTTGATGGCTCGATATCGAACCCAGAACCCGTGCCCGACCATG TTGTTGGGAGCTCGAGTGTGAAGCCTCTATCCTGCGAAGAGGAGCAAGTGATGCGGATATTTTACGAGCAAAAGATTCAAGAAGTGTGCAGAGCATTCAAATTCCCCCATAAAATTCAG GCTACAGCGATCATATATTTCAAGAGATTCTATCTACAGTGGTCTGTAATGGAGCACCACCCAAAGCATATTAT GTTAACTTGTGTATATGCTTCTTGCAAAGTGGAAGAAAATCATGTTTCTGCTGAGGAACTTGGCAAAGGGATTCAGCAGGACCACCAGATCATTCTAAATAATGAGATGATTGTTCTGAAA TCTTTAGATTTTGATTTGATCGTTTATGCTCCATATCGTTCTATCGAAGGATTTATTGATGACATGGAT GATTTTTGTAGGGCAGGTAATGGTGCACACCAACGGTTGAAG GATTTGCATCAAACTGCGAATTCTGAGGTTGACACAATGATGTTGACTGATGCACCTCTTCTCTATACTCCTGGACAG TTGGCTTTGGCTGCTCTGTACAAGTCCAACAGTGCACTCAGTGTCCTCGATTTTGAAAG ATACTTGGAAAGTGTTTTTTCAAGGCAACACTTTGATTGTCCTGTCGAACAATTTATTCAGATAATCAGTTCAATCAATCACCTG GTTAGCCAGCTTCAACTACCTGGTACGAAAGAAATGAGGCATGCTGATCGCAAGCTGAAGCATTGTTTGGATCCAagctcaagctctcatgatga CcacaagaagaaagaaaagaagtcaAAGCACAAATCGAAAAGGACTGCCAGTGATGCCCAGCT CTAG
- the LOC123096046 gene encoding cyclin-H1-1 isoform X1 — MSDFQTSTHRERWIFQPQDLVNKWTTANRRSAEILAQYGTTRLKVDPVDGSISNPEPVPDHVVGSSSVKPLSCEEEQVMRIFYEQKIQEVCRAFKFPHKIQATAIIYFKRFYLQWSVMEHHPKHIMLTCVYASCKVEENHVSAEELGKGIQQDHQIILNNEMIVLKSLDFDLIVYAPYRSIEGFIDDMDDFCRAGNGAHQRLKDLHQTANSEVDTMMLTDAPLLYTPGQLALAALYKSNSALSVLDFERYLESVFSRQHFDCPVEQFIQIISSINHLVSQLQLPGTKEMRHADRKLKHCLDPSSSSHDDHKKKEKKSKHKSKRTASDAQLNS; from the exons ATGTCGGATTTCCAGACCTCCACGCACCGGGAGCGGTGGATCTTCCAGCCGCAGGACCTG GTGAATAAGTGGACGACGGCGAACCGGCGTTCAGCGGAGATCCTCGCCCAA TATGGGACGACGCGATTGAAGGTGGACCCTGTTGATGGCTCGATATCGAACCCAGAACCCGTGCCCGACCATG TTGTTGGGAGCTCGAGTGTGAAGCCTCTATCCTGCGAAGAGGAGCAAGTGATGCGGATATTTTACGAGCAAAAGATTCAAGAAGTGTGCAGAGCATTCAAATTCCCCCATAAAATTCAG GCTACAGCGATCATATATTTCAAGAGATTCTATCTACAGTGGTCTGTAATGGAGCACCACCCAAAGCATATTAT GTTAACTTGTGTATATGCTTCTTGCAAAGTGGAAGAAAATCATGTTTCTGCTGAGGAACTTGGCAAAGGGATTCAGCAGGACCACCAGATCATTCTAAATAATGAGATGATTGTTCTGAAA TCTTTAGATTTTGATTTGATCGTTTATGCTCCATATCGTTCTATCGAAGGATTTATTGATGACATGGAT GATTTTTGTAGGGCAGGTAATGGTGCACACCAACGGTTGAAG GATTTGCATCAAACTGCGAATTCTGAGGTTGACACAATGATGTTGACTGATGCACCTCTTCTCTATACTCCTGGACAG TTGGCTTTGGCTGCTCTGTACAAGTCCAACAGTGCACTCAGTGTCCTCGATTTTGAAAG ATACTTGGAAAGTGTTTTTTCAAGGCAACACTTTGATTGTCCTGTCGAACAATTTATTCAGATAATCAGTTCAATCAATCACCTG GTTAGCCAGCTTCAACTACCTGGTACGAAAGAAATGAGGCATGCTGATCGCAAGCTGAAGCATTGTTTGGATCCAagctcaagctctcatgatga CcacaagaagaaagaaaagaagtcaAAGCACAAATCGAAAAGGACTGCCAGTGATGCCCAGCT CAACAGCTAG
- the LOC123096046 gene encoding cyclin-H1-1 isoform X3 has product MSDFQTSTHRERWIFQPQDLVNKWTTANRRSAEILAQYGTTRLKVDPVDGSISNPEPVPDHVVGSSSVKPLSCEEEQVMRIFYEQKIQEVCRAFKFPHKIQATAIIYFKRFYLQWSVMEHHPKHIMLTCVYASCKVEENHVSAEELGKGIQQDHQIILNNEMIVLKSLDFDLIVYAPYRSIEGFIDDMDDFCRAGNGAHQRLKDLHQTANSEVDTMMLTDAPLLYTPGQLALAALYKSNSALSVLDFERYLESVFSRQHFDCPVEQFIQIISSINHLVSQLQLPGTKEMRHADRKLKHCLDPSSSSHDDHKKKEKKSKHKSKRTASDAQL; this is encoded by the exons ATGTCGGATTTCCAGACCTCCACGCACCGGGAGCGGTGGATCTTCCAGCCGCAGGACCTG GTGAATAAGTGGACGACGGCGAACCGGCGTTCAGCGGAGATCCTCGCCCAA TATGGGACGACGCGATTGAAGGTGGACCCTGTTGATGGCTCGATATCGAACCCAGAACCCGTGCCCGACCATG TTGTTGGGAGCTCGAGTGTGAAGCCTCTATCCTGCGAAGAGGAGCAAGTGATGCGGATATTTTACGAGCAAAAGATTCAAGAAGTGTGCAGAGCATTCAAATTCCCCCATAAAATTCAG GCTACAGCGATCATATATTTCAAGAGATTCTATCTACAGTGGTCTGTAATGGAGCACCACCCAAAGCATATTAT GTTAACTTGTGTATATGCTTCTTGCAAAGTGGAAGAAAATCATGTTTCTGCTGAGGAACTTGGCAAAGGGATTCAGCAGGACCACCAGATCATTCTAAATAATGAGATGATTGTTCTGAAA TCTTTAGATTTTGATTTGATCGTTTATGCTCCATATCGTTCTATCGAAGGATTTATTGATGACATGGAT GATTTTTGTAGGGCAGGTAATGGTGCACACCAACGGTTGAAG GATTTGCATCAAACTGCGAATTCTGAGGTTGACACAATGATGTTGACTGATGCACCTCTTCTCTATACTCCTGGACAG TTGGCTTTGGCTGCTCTGTACAAGTCCAACAGTGCACTCAGTGTCCTCGATTTTGAAAG ATACTTGGAAAGTGTTTTTTCAAGGCAACACTTTGATTGTCCTGTCGAACAATTTATTCAGATAATCAGTTCAATCAATCACCTG GTTAGCCAGCTTCAACTACCTGGTACGAAAGAAATGAGGCATGCTGATCGCAAGCTGAAGCATTGTTTGGATCCAagctcaagctctcatgatga CcacaagaagaaagaaaagaagtcaAAGCACAAATCGAAAAGGACTGCCAGTGATGCCCAGCTGTAA